From Amphiprion ocellaris isolate individual 3 ecotype Okinawa chromosome 10, ASM2253959v1, whole genome shotgun sequence, one genomic window encodes:
- the LOC111570414 gene encoding FYVE and coiled-coil domain-containing protein 1-like isoform X1 — MATPSSVGDKQLQRIIRDLHDAVLELSKEHKECGEPITDDSANLHKFFYKLEYLLQFDQKEKTTFLGQRKDYWDYFCDCLIKIKGANDGIRFVKSIPELKTSLGKGRAFIRYSLVHQRLADTLQQCLINQKVTSDWYYARSPFLKYHLTADIINHLYELNQIQFDVAARGYDLDADWPKFARRTLGPGSSAYLWKPPSRCSSINSLVSSYSHSQAQECLPVPDLSHSLLGELGELGEPSSSSNLDNLRIELDQSELRQQQLLLRVQKLGKEASELKGVVKDLQGQLLAQKSSNPASTASQSNQETGNEERINHHQTCRESISSELQDRLTAAEDKNMELLSKLDEALKEKGQQTASYCDSAWKIQELLDKLKTAEEDRLVAKREAEDRARHAERLSQELKLREEELRNSEEKLAEVKAGAHDEREEAITRLEELQSAVGRIQGALTLKEKETGNLRAQLQDLQASLECRERQAEELRKRLQEEREEVEQRCSMSSSHSEELDSLILDLRKTLKNRDKELAVSSERIKHLEEQLEKLNVEKETLSFQPNDDQVPSCNETANIEDYKAQCSNLKEINTKLLQTARRSEASITELTESRANLLDQLASLRASEEHLKGRVEATKISVEDREKKLLDENLHLEESVQKMIVQKEESDAKLKKLEHENKELLDVQSSLKKQLATTQQELDLLTAKAEKLDKNLTVSQRSQAELLEKIQETETKLRDQTVKCGILQSRAEELERRAGEQHDEKGAAESNEKMQKLHDEHQSSSVETKEAPFRLVIAEAQLELNLREVTRLQEEVVELRAQLLAGTEERMKVQALQEVTEASREDLRVLAEQLKAQVEELNRRHVDEILRSREREEALIRERDGEAQARAGLAAEVTASREELDKLKIRYEALCLENSESREALHRANTETAELGVHVCMLTAENEEARLRWESLSTRLQELEEEATQEAERLNTCMEQLRQENQELHTQLHNDESLLESKQKLQTELSKVQQEAEAVQEASQEEVQALRFQLASQAMCHENQLQTVNQELQEVKLHLVTEQEKVVGLESKLKQQEAGNQRHCQQIEEKNIQMAESENLIQQKEDEIIHLKGNLSRSEEALAVAQQACQEMAENLRRVTQDKQSFDLKTAAELDDLYRTKINLEERLVELIREKDALWQKSDALEFEQKLRDEETERDINYCLGCHTQFSWWFRKYNCRLCGRPFCYYCCSNAVSTQQGGNRERCCRDCYNQHSAVVERHPQEEVTHSTPGTPFSRLLQAGRAVAGVSGADEGDKLDDGVFDIITEEEVSCVYDSDSLSFATACSPGHGQQGAAQLSNSASAGDLTAEETDDLSAAVQDAEICLLKSGELTLSAHFTVDDISGFGDSSRELFIKSSCYSTIPITMSSPGPTVSWTFTSEPKSISFSVVYRESAEIPLEHAKVLIPLTRCNSHKETIQGELKVRNPGEYTLIFDNSFSRFISKKVLYHLSLDKPVVYDGTDLL, encoded by the exons ATGGCTACCCCCTCATCTGTTGGAGATAAACAGTTGCAGAGGATAATCAGAGATCTGCATG ACGCTGTGTTAGAGTTGAGTAAAGAGCACAAGGAGTGTGGTGAACCCATAACTGATGACAGCGCCAACCTGCACAAGTTTTTCTATAAACTAGAGTACCTGCTGCAG tTCGACCAGAAAGAGAAGACGACCTTTCTTGGCCAGAGGAAAGACTACTGGGATTACTTCTGCGACTGCCTGATTAAGATCAAGGGAGCTAACGATGGCATCCGTTTTGTTAAATCCATTCCTGAG TTGAAGACGTCACTGGGGAAAGGAAGGGCGTTCATCCGCTACTCACTTGTTCACCAACGGCTGGCAGACACACTGCAGCAGTGTCTTATCAATCAGAAGGTCACAAG TGACTGGTATTATGCCCGGAGTCCATTCCTCAAGTATCACCTCACTGCTGATATAATCAACCATCTTTATGAGCTCAACCAGATCCAATTTGATGTGGCGGCGAGGGGTTACGACCTCGATGCAGATTGGCCAAAATTTGCAAG GCgaacattaggacctggctcATCAGCTTACCTGTGGAAACCTCCTAGTCGCTGCTCCAGTATCAACAGCTTGGTTAGCAGCTATTCACATTCACAG GCACAAGAGTGTCTCCCCGTTCCAGACTTGAGTCACAGTCTCCTTGGTGAACTGGGAGAACTGGGGGAACCTTCTTCCAGCAGCAATCTAGATAATCTCCGCATTGAGCTTGACCAGTCAGagctcagacagcagcagcttttattACGGGTCCAGAAGTTAGGCAAAGAGGCTTCTGAACTGAAAGGTGTTGTCAAAGACCTTCAAGGCCAGTTATTGGCTCAAAAGTCTAGCAATCCAGCATCTACAGCATCACAAAGTAACCAAGAAACAGGTAATGAGGAGAGAATAAATCACCATCAAACCTGTAGGGAATCAATAAGCAGTGAACTGCAAGACAGGCTCACAGCTGCTGAGGACAAAAATATGGAGCTTCTTTCTAAGTTAGATGAGGCTCTTAAAGAAAAGGGACAACAAACTGCAAGCTACTGTGACTCAGCCTGGAAAATTCAGGAACTCCTGGATAAACTTAAGACTGCGGAGGAGGATAGACTGGTGGCAAAGAGAGAGGCTGAGGACAGAGCCAGGCACGCTGAACGCCTGTCACAGGAACTAAAACTCAGGGAAGAAGAGCTAAGGAACAGTGAGGAGAAGTTAGCCGAAGTCAAAGCTGGAGCCCATGATGAGCGAGAGGAGGCAATCACACGGTTGGAGGAGCTCCAAAGTGCAGTCGGTCGAATTCAGGGGGCGCTGACTTTAAAAGAGAAGGAGACGGGGAACTTGAGAGCTCAGCTTCAGGATCTGCAAGCCTCACTGGAGTGCAGGGAACGACAGGCAGAGGAACTGAGGAAAAGACTGcaggaagaaagagaggaggTAGAGCAGAGATGTAGTATGAGTAGTAGCCACAGTGAGGAACTCGACAGCCTGATCTTAGATTTAAGAAAAACTCTAAAAAACAGAGATAAAGAACTAGCTGTTAGCTCAGAAAGAATCAAGCACTTAGAGGAGCAGTTAGAGAAGCTAAATGTTGAGAAAGAAACCCTGAGCTTTCAACCTAATGATGATCAAGTCCCTTCctgcaatgaaacagcaaaCATTGAGGACTACAAAGCCCAGTGCAGCAAtctcaaggaaataaacactaAGCTATTACAAACGGCTAGAAGGAGTGAGGCGAGCATTACAGAGCTGACTGAGAGCAGGGCCAATTTGTTAGACCAGCTAGCTTCTTTGAGGGCCTCTGAGGAACACTTAAAAGGTAGAGTAGAGGCTACAAAGATAAGTGTGGAAGACCGAGAAAAGAAACTTTTAGATGAAAACCTGCATTTGGAGGAGAGTGTCCAAAAGATGATTGTCCAGAAGGAAGAATCAGATGCAAAGTTAAAGAAATTAGAGCATGAGAATAAGGAGCTTTTAGATGTTCAGtcctcattgaaaaaacagTTAGCCACAACACAGCAGGAACTGGACCTACTCACTGCCAAAGCTGAGAAGTTGGACAAGAACCTCACAGTGTCCCAAAGAAGCCAAGCAGAGTTACTTGAAAAGATCCAGGAAACTGAAACTAAGCTTAGAGACCAGACTGTAAAATGTGGCATTCTGCAGTCTCGAGCAGAAGAGCTGGAGCGCAGGGCTGGAGAGCAGCACGATGAAAAAGGAGCTGCAGAGAGCAACGAAAAAATGCAGAAGCTTCATGATGAACATCAGAGTTCTTCAGTAGAAACCAAAGAGGCCCCATTCAGGCTGGTTATAGCTGAGGCTCAACTGGAACTCAACTTAAGGGAAGTAACCAGGCTCCAGGAAGAGGTGGTGGAGCTCAGGGCTCAGCTCCTGGCTGGTACTGAGGAGAGGATGAAAGTTCAAGCATTGCAGGAGGTGACGGAGGCCTCCAGAGAGGACCTCCGTGTTTTAGCAGAACAACTGAAAGCCCAGGTAGAGGAGCTGAACCGCCGGCATGTGGATGAGATTCTTCGATCTCGAGAGCGTGAGGAGGCTCTCATCCGTGAGCGTGATGGAGAGGCACAGGCTCGAGCAGGCCTGGCTGCAGAGGTGACAGCCTCCAGAGAGGAGCTTGATAAACTGAAAATACGTTACGAAGCCCTGTGTCTGGAGAACAGTGAGTCAAGGGAGGCCCTTCACAGAGCTAACACAGAGACTGCAGAACTTGGCGTGCATGTTTGCATGCTGACTGCTGAGAATGAGGAGGCTCGTCTGCGCTGGGAGAGCCTGTCAACAAGGctgcaggagctggaggaggaggccaCTCAGGAGGCAGAGAGGCTGAATACCTGCATGGAGCAGCTACGTCAGGAAAACCAGGAACTCCACACTCAGCTCCATAATGATGAGAGTCTGTTGGAGTCCAAGCAGAAACTGCAGACAGAGCTGAGCAAGGTCCAACAGGAGGCTGAAGCTGTGCAGGAGGCTAgccaggaggaggtgcaggcaCTCCGGTTCCAGCTCGCCAGCCAAGCCATGTGCCATGAAAACCAACTCCAG ACTGTCAATCAGGAGTTACAGGAAGTGAAACTGCACCTGGTGACTGAGCAGGAGAAAGTAGTAGGCCTGGAGAGCAAACTCAAACAGCAAGAG GCTGGAAATCAGAGACATTGCCAACAGATTGAGGAGAAAAACATCCAGATGGCAGAGTCTGAAAATCTCATCCAGCAGAAAGAAGACGAGATAATCCATCTGAAAGGGAATTTATCAAG GTCTGAGGAGGCCCTAGCTGTGGCTCAGCAGGCCTGTCAGGAGATGGCTGAAAATCTACGGAGAGTCACACAAGACAAACAGAGCTTTGATCTTAAGACAGCTGCTGAACTTGATGATCTTTACCGTACCAAGATCAATTTGGAGGAAAGGCTTGTGGAACTCATCAG GGAGAAAGATGCACTTTGGCAGAAGTCAGATGCTCTGGAGTTTGAGCAGAAACTGCGGGatgaggagacagagagggacatCAACTACTGCCTTGGCTGTCACACACAGTTCAGCTGGTGGTTCCGCAAGTACAACTGCAG ACTGTGTGGGCGTCCCTTCTGCTACTACTGCTGCAGCAACGCAGTGAGCACTCAACAGGGTGGCAACAGAGAGCGCTGCTGTAGGGACTGTTACAACCAGCACAGCGCAGTAGTTGAACGCCACCCACAGGAGGAAGTGACTCACAGCACACCAGGGACACCGTTCAGCCGTTTGCTGCAGGCTGGCCGAGCTGTGGCCGGTGTTTCAG GAGCAGATGAAGGCGACAAGCTGGACGATGGTGTTTTTGACATTAtcacagaggaggaggtgagcTGCGTCTACGACAGCGACTCCCTCTCTTTTGCCACCGCCTGCTCTCCTGGGCAtggacagcagggggcagcacaACT GAGCAACAGTGCCAGTGCAGGAGACCTCACAGCAGAGGAAACTGATGACCTCAGTGCTGCGGTTCAGGATGCAGAGATCTGCCTGCTGAAGTCTGGAGAACTCAC GCTCTCTGCTCACTTCACGGTGGACGACATCTCAGGGTTTGGTGACAGCTCCAGAGAGCTCTTCATCAAGTCCAGCTGTTACAGCACCATCCCCATCACCATGAGCAGTCCTGGTCCCACCGTCTCCTGGACATTTACCTCTGAACCAAAGAGCATCTCCTTCAGCGTGGTCTACAGGGAGAGTGCAGAGATTCCTCTGGAGCATGCCAAG GTTTTGATCCCACTGACCCGCTGTAACTCCCACAAGGAGACAATACAAGGGGAACTGAAAGTCAGAAATCCTGGAGAATACACACTTATCTTTGACAACTCATTCTCCAG ATTCATCTCAAAGAAAGTGCTGTATCATCTAAGTCTAGACAAGCCTGTGGTCTACGATGGAACTGACCTCCTCTGA
- the LOC111570414 gene encoding FYVE and coiled-coil domain-containing protein 1-like isoform X3: protein MELLSKLDEALKEKGQQTASYCDSAWKIQELLDKLKTAEEDRLVAKREAEDRARHAERLSQELKLREEELRNSEEKLAEVKAGAHDEREEAITRLEELQSAVGRIQGALTLKEKETGNLRAQLQDLQASLECRERQAEELRKRLQEEREEVEQRCSMSSSHSEELDSLILDLRKTLKNRDKELAVSSERIKHLEEQLEKLNVEKETLSFQPNDDQVPSCNETANIEDYKAQCSNLKEINTKLLQTARRSEASITELTESRANLLDQLASLRASEEHLKGRVEATKISVEDREKKLLDENLHLEESVQKMIVQKEESDAKLKKLEHENKELLDVQSSLKKQLATTQQELDLLTAKAEKLDKNLTVSQRSQAELLEKIQETETKLRDQTVKCGILQSRAEELERRAGEQHDEKGAAESNEKMQKLHDEHQSSSVETKEAPFRLVIAEAQLELNLREVTRLQEEVVELRAQLLAGTEERMKVQALQEVTEASREDLRVLAEQLKAQVEELNRRHVDEILRSREREEALIRERDGEAQARAGLAAEVTASREELDKLKIRYEALCLENSESREALHRANTETAELGVHVCMLTAENEEARLRWESLSTRLQELEEEATQEAERLNTCMEQLRQENQELHTQLHNDESLLESKQKLQTELSKVQQEAEAVQEASQEEVQALRFQLASQAMCHENQLQTVNQELQEVKLHLVTEQEKVVGLESKLKQQEAGNQRHCQQIEEKNIQMAESENLIQQKEDEIIHLKGNLSRSEEALAVAQQACQEMAENLRRVTQDKQSFDLKTAAELDDLYRTKINLEERLVELIREKDALWQKSDALEFEQKLRDEETERDINYCLGCHTQFSWWFRKYNCRLCGRPFCYYCCSNAVSTQQGGNRERCCRDCYNQHSAVVERHPQEEVTHSTPGTPFSRLLQAGRAVAGVSGADEGDKLDDGVFDIITEEEVSCVYDSDSLSFATACSPGHGQQGAAQLSNSASAGDLTAEETDDLSAAVQDAEICLLKSGELTLSAHFTVDDISGFGDSSRELFIKSSCYSTIPITMSSPGPTVSWTFTSEPKSISFSVVYRESAEIPLEHAKVLIPLTRCNSHKETIQGELKVRNPGEYTLIFDNSFSRFISKKVLYHLSLDKPVVYDGTDLL from the exons ATGGAGCTTCTTTCTAAGTTAGATGAGGCTCTTAAAGAAAAGGGACAACAAACTGCAAGCTACTGTGACTCAGCCTGGAAAATTCAGGAACTCCTGGATAAACTTAAGACTGCGGAGGAGGATAGACTGGTGGCAAAGAGAGAGGCTGAGGACAGAGCCAGGCACGCTGAACGCCTGTCACAGGAACTAAAACTCAGGGAAGAAGAGCTAAGGAACAGTGAGGAGAAGTTAGCCGAAGTCAAAGCTGGAGCCCATGATGAGCGAGAGGAGGCAATCACACGGTTGGAGGAGCTCCAAAGTGCAGTCGGTCGAATTCAGGGGGCGCTGACTTTAAAAGAGAAGGAGACGGGGAACTTGAGAGCTCAGCTTCAGGATCTGCAAGCCTCACTGGAGTGCAGGGAACGACAGGCAGAGGAACTGAGGAAAAGACTGcaggaagaaagagaggaggTAGAGCAGAGATGTAGTATGAGTAGTAGCCACAGTGAGGAACTCGACAGCCTGATCTTAGATTTAAGAAAAACTCTAAAAAACAGAGATAAAGAACTAGCTGTTAGCTCAGAAAGAATCAAGCACTTAGAGGAGCAGTTAGAGAAGCTAAATGTTGAGAAAGAAACCCTGAGCTTTCAACCTAATGATGATCAAGTCCCTTCctgcaatgaaacagcaaaCATTGAGGACTACAAAGCCCAGTGCAGCAAtctcaaggaaataaacactaAGCTATTACAAACGGCTAGAAGGAGTGAGGCGAGCATTACAGAGCTGACTGAGAGCAGGGCCAATTTGTTAGACCAGCTAGCTTCTTTGAGGGCCTCTGAGGAACACTTAAAAGGTAGAGTAGAGGCTACAAAGATAAGTGTGGAAGACCGAGAAAAGAAACTTTTAGATGAAAACCTGCATTTGGAGGAGAGTGTCCAAAAGATGATTGTCCAGAAGGAAGAATCAGATGCAAAGTTAAAGAAATTAGAGCATGAGAATAAGGAGCTTTTAGATGTTCAGtcctcattgaaaaaacagTTAGCCACAACACAGCAGGAACTGGACCTACTCACTGCCAAAGCTGAGAAGTTGGACAAGAACCTCACAGTGTCCCAAAGAAGCCAAGCAGAGTTACTTGAAAAGATCCAGGAAACTGAAACTAAGCTTAGAGACCAGACTGTAAAATGTGGCATTCTGCAGTCTCGAGCAGAAGAGCTGGAGCGCAGGGCTGGAGAGCAGCACGATGAAAAAGGAGCTGCAGAGAGCAACGAAAAAATGCAGAAGCTTCATGATGAACATCAGAGTTCTTCAGTAGAAACCAAAGAGGCCCCATTCAGGCTGGTTATAGCTGAGGCTCAACTGGAACTCAACTTAAGGGAAGTAACCAGGCTCCAGGAAGAGGTGGTGGAGCTCAGGGCTCAGCTCCTGGCTGGTACTGAGGAGAGGATGAAAGTTCAAGCATTGCAGGAGGTGACGGAGGCCTCCAGAGAGGACCTCCGTGTTTTAGCAGAACAACTGAAAGCCCAGGTAGAGGAGCTGAACCGCCGGCATGTGGATGAGATTCTTCGATCTCGAGAGCGTGAGGAGGCTCTCATCCGTGAGCGTGATGGAGAGGCACAGGCTCGAGCAGGCCTGGCTGCAGAGGTGACAGCCTCCAGAGAGGAGCTTGATAAACTGAAAATACGTTACGAAGCCCTGTGTCTGGAGAACAGTGAGTCAAGGGAGGCCCTTCACAGAGCTAACACAGAGACTGCAGAACTTGGCGTGCATGTTTGCATGCTGACTGCTGAGAATGAGGAGGCTCGTCTGCGCTGGGAGAGCCTGTCAACAAGGctgcaggagctggaggaggaggccaCTCAGGAGGCAGAGAGGCTGAATACCTGCATGGAGCAGCTACGTCAGGAAAACCAGGAACTCCACACTCAGCTCCATAATGATGAGAGTCTGTTGGAGTCCAAGCAGAAACTGCAGACAGAGCTGAGCAAGGTCCAACAGGAGGCTGAAGCTGTGCAGGAGGCTAgccaggaggaggtgcaggcaCTCCGGTTCCAGCTCGCCAGCCAAGCCATGTGCCATGAAAACCAACTCCAG ACTGTCAATCAGGAGTTACAGGAAGTGAAACTGCACCTGGTGACTGAGCAGGAGAAAGTAGTAGGCCTGGAGAGCAAACTCAAACAGCAAGAG GCTGGAAATCAGAGACATTGCCAACAGATTGAGGAGAAAAACATCCAGATGGCAGAGTCTGAAAATCTCATCCAGCAGAAAGAAGACGAGATAATCCATCTGAAAGGGAATTTATCAAG GTCTGAGGAGGCCCTAGCTGTGGCTCAGCAGGCCTGTCAGGAGATGGCTGAAAATCTACGGAGAGTCACACAAGACAAACAGAGCTTTGATCTTAAGACAGCTGCTGAACTTGATGATCTTTACCGTACCAAGATCAATTTGGAGGAAAGGCTTGTGGAACTCATCAG GGAGAAAGATGCACTTTGGCAGAAGTCAGATGCTCTGGAGTTTGAGCAGAAACTGCGGGatgaggagacagagagggacatCAACTACTGCCTTGGCTGTCACACACAGTTCAGCTGGTGGTTCCGCAAGTACAACTGCAG ACTGTGTGGGCGTCCCTTCTGCTACTACTGCTGCAGCAACGCAGTGAGCACTCAACAGGGTGGCAACAGAGAGCGCTGCTGTAGGGACTGTTACAACCAGCACAGCGCAGTAGTTGAACGCCACCCACAGGAGGAAGTGACTCACAGCACACCAGGGACACCGTTCAGCCGTTTGCTGCAGGCTGGCCGAGCTGTGGCCGGTGTTTCAG GAGCAGATGAAGGCGACAAGCTGGACGATGGTGTTTTTGACATTAtcacagaggaggaggtgagcTGCGTCTACGACAGCGACTCCCTCTCTTTTGCCACCGCCTGCTCTCCTGGGCAtggacagcagggggcagcacaACT GAGCAACAGTGCCAGTGCAGGAGACCTCACAGCAGAGGAAACTGATGACCTCAGTGCTGCGGTTCAGGATGCAGAGATCTGCCTGCTGAAGTCTGGAGAACTCAC GCTCTCTGCTCACTTCACGGTGGACGACATCTCAGGGTTTGGTGACAGCTCCAGAGAGCTCTTCATCAAGTCCAGCTGTTACAGCACCATCCCCATCACCATGAGCAGTCCTGGTCCCACCGTCTCCTGGACATTTACCTCTGAACCAAAGAGCATCTCCTTCAGCGTGGTCTACAGGGAGAGTGCAGAGATTCCTCTGGAGCATGCCAAG GTTTTGATCCCACTGACCCGCTGTAACTCCCACAAGGAGACAATACAAGGGGAACTGAAAGTCAGAAATCCTGGAGAATACACACTTATCTTTGACAACTCATTCTCCAG ATTCATCTCAAAGAAAGTGCTGTATCATCTAAGTCTAGACAAGCCTGTGGTCTACGATGGAACTGACCTCCTCTGA